One Megasphaera vaginalis (ex Bordigoni et al. 2020) DNA window includes the following coding sequences:
- a CDS encoding virulence-associated E family protein encodes MRDLAIAYGNNRQAKKWVNKTISYDDLKARLKVTIRTTESAEEYAKMSRAQRDIAKDHGGFVGGVLRGGRRKVDTVELRSMIALDGDRIDKTFLADYEKSAPYASCLYTTHSSTPENPRVRLVFPLTRDVTTEEFVAVSRYLAEMLGIDFFDECSYQPNQLMYWPSSPQNGVFVFKETEKDWLNPDDILSAHPEWTDPTRLPTSSRESKANQVTKEKVKEPLAKDGTVGLFNRVYFPISRALEDFLSDVYEPTDNENRWHLITSSSMAGVEIIEDKFVYSHHAKDPAYLKLCNAFDIVRIHKFGDFDDKESFKEMCEFAMQQDEVKVAAANEKLSEAEEDFSYVDDWKKKLRYTSKGAVLENSLYNAKLIMQNDPLLKNIVFNQLADGLEIKGDVPWQHPAKFWRDADDAQLICYVDDHYGTFSQRNYDIAVTKVADDRSYHPIRLYFEALPPWDGEKRVDTLFIDYFGADDNDYIRAVCRKTLCAAYMRVYHPGIKFDYLPVFNGAQGIGKSTFISNLGMEWFSDSLTLSDMNDKTAAEKLQGYWIHEIGELAGMKKADLDKVKSFVSRCDDKYRASFGKRVTPHPRQCVFFGTTNSENGYLRDVTGNRRFWNVKASGRSKYKPWDMTKEVVEQIWAEVILLAKAGEKLYLDPSLETYAREEQREAMEQDDREGIVREYLDMLLPEAWDDMDMYRRRDYFRDPSDPTRPEGVRRRMEVSNLEIWCECFGKPKEDIKSSDSYAIAAIMKRLKDWEKKEERKRVPIYGRQRIYERKE; translated from the coding sequence ATGAGGGATCTTGCCATCGCCTATGGGAATAACCGTCAGGCGAAAAAATGGGTGAACAAAACCATAAGCTATGATGACTTGAAAGCGCGGCTTAAGGTGACCATTCGCACAACGGAGTCGGCGGAGGAATACGCCAAGATGAGCAGGGCGCAGCGTGATATCGCAAAAGACCACGGAGGCTTTGTGGGCGGCGTGCTGAGAGGCGGCCGCCGCAAGGTGGATACCGTGGAGCTTCGTTCCATGATTGCGCTTGACGGAGACCGGATCGATAAAACGTTTCTTGCTGATTATGAAAAAAGCGCGCCCTATGCTTCCTGCCTGTATACGACACATTCCAGCACCCCGGAGAATCCGAGGGTGCGTCTTGTGTTTCCGCTGACAAGGGATGTGACAACGGAAGAGTTTGTCGCCGTATCAAGGTATCTTGCTGAGATGCTCGGTATCGATTTCTTCGATGAATGTTCCTATCAGCCTAATCAGCTGATGTACTGGCCGTCCTCTCCGCAAAACGGCGTATTCGTGTTTAAGGAAACGGAGAAGGACTGGCTGAACCCTGATGATATTTTATCCGCTCACCCGGAGTGGACGGATCCCACAAGGCTTCCGACATCGTCTCGTGAGAGCAAGGCAAATCAGGTGACAAAGGAAAAGGTGAAGGAGCCACTTGCAAAAGATGGAACGGTCGGCCTATTCAATAGAGTCTATTTTCCAATCTCCCGAGCGCTGGAGGATTTCCTTTCCGATGTCTATGAACCGACGGATAATGAGAACCGCTGGCATCTTATAACGTCATCCAGTATGGCGGGAGTGGAAATCATCGAGGATAAATTTGTGTATTCCCACCACGCCAAGGATCCCGCCTATCTGAAGCTCTGTAACGCCTTTGATATCGTCCGCATCCATAAGTTCGGCGATTTTGATGATAAGGAATCTTTTAAGGAAATGTGCGAGTTTGCTATGCAGCAGGACGAAGTAAAGGTGGCTGCCGCAAACGAGAAGTTGTCAGAGGCGGAAGAGGACTTTTCCTATGTCGACGACTGGAAGAAAAAGCTGCGCTATACATCGAAAGGGGCGGTTTTGGAAAACTCCCTGTATAACGCGAAACTCATCATGCAAAACGATCCGCTGCTGAAAAATATCGTGTTTAATCAGCTGGCGGACGGGCTTGAGATTAAAGGCGATGTGCCGTGGCAGCATCCGGCGAAGTTCTGGCGGGACGCAGATGACGCGCAACTGATCTGTTACGTGGACGATCATTACGGCACATTCTCGCAGAGAAACTATGACATCGCCGTGACTAAGGTGGCGGATGACCGTTCCTATCATCCAATCAGACTGTATTTCGAGGCACTGCCTCCCTGGGACGGTGAAAAACGCGTTGACACCTTATTCATCGACTATTTCGGCGCGGACGATAACGACTACATCCGCGCCGTCTGCCGGAAGACACTGTGCGCCGCGTATATGCGCGTTTACCATCCCGGAATTAAGTTCGATTATCTTCCTGTGTTCAACGGAGCGCAGGGAATCGGAAAATCGACCTTCATTTCGAATCTTGGCATGGAGTGGTTTTCCGACAGCCTGACGCTTTCCGATATGAATGATAAAACAGCGGCGGAGAAACTGCAGGGCTACTGGATTCATGAGATTGGAGAACTTGCCGGAATGAAGAAGGCCGACCTCGATAAGGTGAAATCCTTTGTATCACGGTGCGATGACAAGTACCGCGCCAGTTTCGGCAAGCGCGTCACGCCTCATCCGAGGCAGTGCGTCTTCTTTGGCACGACAAATTCCGAGAACGGTTATCTGCGTGACGTCACCGGGAACCGCCGTTTCTGGAACGTGAAAGCGTCCGGCAGGAGCAAATATAAGCCGTGGGACATGACGAAGGAAGTGGTGGAGCAAATCTGGGCGGAGGTCATTTTGCTGGCTAAGGCGGGTGAAAAGCTATATCTTGATCCATCCCTGGAGACATATGCCCGGGAAGAGCAGCGTGAAGCGATGGAGCAGGATGACCGTGAAGGGATCGTGCGTGAGTATCTTGACATGTTATTACCAGAAGCCTGGGACGATATGGATATGTACCGCAGAAGGGACTATTTCCGTGATCCTTCCGATCCTACAAGGCCGGAAGGAGTGAGGAGACGCATGGAGGTATCGAACCTTGAAATCTGGTGCGAGTGCTTTGGCAAACCGAAGGAGGATATCAAATCATCCGACAGCTATGCTATAGCCGCCATCATGAAACGGCTTAAAGACTGGGAGAAGAAGGAAGAGCGAAAGCGCGTACCGATTTACGGCAGGCAGCGGATTTACGAGCGGAAGGAGTAA
- a CDS encoding DUF4406 domain-containing protein, giving the protein MEGKIIFNNTARAGEKPAFRPLVYICAPYSGDVEENTKRAAAFAKYAYDKGNIPLTAHLLFPFMDDTNEEDRRIAIFMDIVLMGKCQEVWVFGNEITRGMRIEIEKAKKRRQKVRYFNSKFQEVEEK; this is encoded by the coding sequence ATGGAAGGCAAGATAATTTTTAACAACACGGCAAGGGCGGGAGAAAAACCCGCCTTCCGCCCGCTGGTATATATCTGCGCGCCTTATTCCGGTGACGTGGAAGAGAATACGAAAAGGGCGGCCGCTTTCGCGAAGTATGCCTATGACAAAGGGAATATTCCGCTGACGGCGCATCTGCTGTTTCCTTTTATGGATGACACTAACGAAGAGGACAGGAGAATCGCCATTTTCATGGACATTGTCCTGATGGGTAAATGCCAGGAGGTCTGGGTATTTGGAAACGAAATTACCCGGGGAATGAGAATTGAAATTGAGAAAGCGAAGAAACGCAGACAGAAGGTCAGGTATTTCAACAGTAAATTCCAGGAGGTGGAGGAAAAATGA
- a CDS encoding phage antirepressor has protein sequence MNELQVFNNAEFGSVRTTVIDGKPFFVGKDVADILGYSNPRKALADHVDAEDKTDGVTIRDSIGREQNPILINESGLYSLILRSQLPKAKQFKRWVTSEVLPAIRRHGVYAIDEILENPDLAIAALTQLKEERKRRKELELTAAVQNQQIAELKPKASYYDLILQNRNTVPVTQIAKDYGMSGRRFNELLHDLGIQYKFRKTWLLYQHYADLGYTQSKTFAIDAEKSVMHTYWTQKGRLFLYDLLKNEGILPLIEQEA, from the coding sequence ATGAATGAATTACAGGTTTTTAACAATGCGGAGTTTGGCTCCGTGCGCACAACCGTTATTGACGGAAAGCCTTTCTTTGTTGGCAAGGACGTGGCCGATATTCTGGGTTACAGCAATCCCCGCAAAGCCCTGGCCGACCACGTGGATGCGGAAGATAAAACAGATGGGGTAACGATTCGTGACTCCATCGGACGAGAACAAAATCCGATTCTCATCAATGAATCAGGTCTTTACAGTCTCATCCTCCGCAGCCAGCTCCCAAAGGCAAAGCAGTTCAAAAGATGGGTAACTTCTGAGGTTCTTCCGGCAATTCGCAGACATGGCGTTTACGCAATTGATGAGATTTTAGAAAATCCGGATCTCGCCATTGCCGCGCTTACTCAGTTAAAGGAAGAGAGAAAGCGCAGGAAAGAACTGGAGCTTACCGCTGCAGTTCAGAATCAGCAGATTGCGGAACTTAAACCGAAGGCAAGCTACTATGACCTGATCCTGCAGAACAGGAACACGGTTCCGGTTACGCAGATTGCCAAGGATTACGGCATGAGCGGAAGAAGATTCAACGAACTGCTTCATGACCTCGGCATCCAGTATAAGTTCCGTAAAACCTGGCTTTTATATCAGCACTACGCGGATCTGGGATACACCCAGTCCAAGACGTTCGCCATTGATGCGGAGAAAAGCGTGATGCATACCTACTGGACGCAGAAAGGCAGACTTTTCCTTTATGATCTTTTGAAAAATGAAGGAATCCTGCCGCTGATTGAACAGGAGGCATAA
- a CDS encoding sigma-70 family RNA polymerase sigma factor: MKLKVRYDESVQTINLDEKAAQEMWVSLGFEDEETEQEEKERRIQEAFDEQFNRPEYNNWHKFDRHRGYSKAQPGKDGIEDEINSSEPLMDEVADDRIFRKYEIEHEKKEDYEAVCRWVRKILVKKPEWADAFIAI, translated from the coding sequence ATGAAATTGAAGGTACGTTATGACGAGAGCGTTCAGACAATCAATCTTGACGAGAAAGCAGCACAGGAAATGTGGGTAAGCCTCGGTTTTGAGGATGAGGAAACCGAGCAGGAAGAAAAGGAACGCCGTATCCAGGAAGCTTTTGATGAGCAGTTCAATAGGCCTGAATACAACAACTGGCACAAGTTTGACCGCCATCGCGGCTACAGCAAGGCGCAGCCCGGAAAAGACGGCATCGAGGATGAGATCAATTCATCCGAACCATTAATGGACGAAGTCGCGGATGACCGCATTTTCCGCAAATACGAAATAGAACACGAAAAGAAAGAAGATTATGAAGCCGTATGCCGGTGGGTGCGTAAGATTCTGGTCAAAAAGCCGGAATGGGCCGATGCCTTTATAGCAATTTAA
- a CDS encoding M48 family metallopeptidase, which translates to MRNDEMLIGGLPVEVNRKKNLKNLYVRVNPPEGNVTVSTPMELSNEDIKLFVLKKLPEITKVRDRMLSQEWQSKREYVSGESHYLWGKPYRLQVVYEGTQHKIVKSPTKIIMTVPEGTDTDARERLFTEWYRQELKRVLESVRIGCEKKTGVHADEFRIKNMKTRWGTCNIEKRRIWINLQLAKKPIECLEYVVIHELVHLLEKNHTHRFHALVEKYCPTWREAKKMLATMPLDYMEKGEMDTDDEQTDIERYL; encoded by the coding sequence ATGCGTAATGATGAAATGCTTATCGGCGGATTGCCGGTAGAGGTGAACAGGAAGAAGAACTTGAAAAACCTCTATGTCAGAGTCAATCCGCCGGAAGGAAATGTAACTGTAAGCACACCGATGGAGCTATCGAACGAGGATATAAAACTCTTTGTCCTTAAGAAGCTTCCGGAAATAACGAAAGTCAGGGATAGGATGCTCTCGCAGGAGTGGCAGAGCAAGCGGGAATATGTGTCCGGTGAGTCCCATTATCTTTGGGGAAAGCCCTACCGCCTGCAGGTCGTTTACGAAGGCACACAGCATAAGATAGTAAAGTCTCCGACCAAGATCATCATGACTGTGCCGGAGGGGACGGATACCGATGCACGAGAAAGGCTGTTCACCGAATGGTACAGACAGGAATTAAAGCGTGTGCTTGAGTCCGTAAGAATAGGATGCGAGAAAAAGACCGGCGTTCATGCAGATGAGTTCCGCATAAAAAATATGAAAACCAGATGGGGAACCTGCAACATTGAAAAACGCAGGATATGGATCAATCTCCAGCTTGCCAAGAAGCCGATAGAATGCCTCGAATATGTGGTGATACACGAACTGGTGCATCTGCTTGAGAAGAACCATACTCATAGATTCCATGCGCTTGTTGAGAAGTATTGCCCGACATGGCGCGAAGCAAAGAAGATGCTTGCCACCATGCCGTTGGATTACATGGAAAAAGGAGAGATGGATACGGATGACGAACAAACCGACATCGAGCGATATCTTTGA
- a CDS encoding type I restriction endonuclease subunit R: protein MATVDAEKKLQNRVLHWLVDDLGYTYKGNLEDQDNTPVKEEWLKANLKKRGYSDDQIKTAISELIGKVNNQSDTLYQINRSVYSLLRYGRQGAKDENGHRQTVHYIDWENIDNNDFFVAEEVSVLRYDKVTRKRPDVVLYINGIALAVFELKSSYVSAGKGIRQLLQNQKRENILNFFSTAQFLFAGNEAEGLFYGTVGTSEKYYLKWKEDKKATDDLSAEIKLLQVKEVNRLRDGVVSLCQKERFLSLVHDFVIYDAGIKKVTRHNQYFANIAARKRIQDGEGGIIWNTQGSGKSLIMVWLTKWIIENINDSRVVIITDRDELDDQIESLFIDVEEKVRRAKSCADLRSILDKNEDAIVCSLIHKYGHNAGSQSDIDQYRKELLKDLPKDFKAKGNIIAFIDECHRTNSGKLHEAVKALMPEAILIGFTGTPLLKTDKKSSIETFGTYIHTYKFDEGVADGVFLDLRYEARDVDQDLSSQDKVDLWFEQKTQGLTERAKLQLKQSWTSINKLYSSKQRLEKIASDIVFDMSLKPRLKDDRGTAMLVAGSIYEACKYWEIFQSKNFTKCAIVTSYEPTTQSVRTATSDLSQESEEEYKKKIYERMLGDEKLAEFEKRVKEQFKDEPAQMKLLIVVDKLLTGFDAPSATYLYIDKSMRDHDLFQAICRVNRPDGEDKDYGYIVDYMDLFRNVQLAVADYTSEAFDGYDKEDVEGLIKNRYDEAKSELEGTLTSLEALVENVPAPQADTDFIEYFCGEDSEDEEKTARRDTLYVLTASLSRSFANCCDRLVADYGYSEDDVNHLRGEISGYNKIKEMIKLASCDYIDLKPYEVDMRYILDTYIRAEDTRVVSELGNMSIVELLLQGKTTTPVDLVKDLPGNDEAKAEIIDNNLQYEIVKKMSSNNVYYGKLSEMLKKIIIQRKVEAMSYEEYLRQVVELAEAILHPETNGSYPDEIKGSAARRALYDYFEENVKLTIDVDGAIRGSIQPDWKRNFQKQQRIRLAIYKKLLLHMYTEDRATEETNNVFDIAQRQEEYDA, encoded by the coding sequence ATGGCAACAGTAGATGCGGAAAAGAAATTACAGAACAGAGTTCTGCACTGGCTGGTTGATGATCTTGGCTATACCTATAAGGGGAATCTCGAAGACCAGGACAACACACCTGTCAAGGAAGAATGGCTGAAGGCGAATCTGAAAAAGCGCGGCTATTCCGATGACCAGATTAAGACTGCCATCAGTGAACTGATTGGCAAGGTGAATAACCAGTCCGATACGCTTTATCAAATCAACCGCAGCGTATATTCCCTGCTCCGCTATGGCAGACAGGGTGCAAAGGACGAGAACGGTCATCGCCAGACTGTTCATTACATTGACTGGGAAAACATTGACAACAACGACTTCTTCGTGGCGGAGGAAGTATCTGTCCTGCGCTATGACAAGGTGACGAGGAAGCGCCCCGATGTGGTTCTTTACATCAACGGCATCGCTCTTGCCGTCTTTGAACTGAAGAGTTCCTATGTCAGTGCGGGTAAGGGTATCCGTCAGCTTTTGCAGAATCAGAAGCGTGAAAACATCCTGAACTTCTTCAGCACGGCGCAGTTCCTCTTCGCCGGCAATGAAGCAGAAGGGTTGTTCTATGGCACGGTTGGAACTTCGGAGAAATACTATCTCAAATGGAAAGAGGACAAGAAAGCGACCGATGACCTTTCGGCTGAAATAAAGCTGTTGCAGGTCAAGGAAGTCAACCGCCTGCGTGACGGCGTGGTATCTCTCTGCCAGAAGGAGCGGTTTCTTTCTCTTGTACACGACTTTGTGATATATGATGCGGGCATTAAAAAGGTCACGCGCCATAACCAGTATTTTGCGAATATCGCTGCCCGCAAGCGTATTCAGGACGGCGAGGGCGGTATTATCTGGAACACGCAGGGTTCCGGCAAGTCGCTCATCATGGTATGGCTCACCAAGTGGATTATCGAGAACATTAACGACAGCCGCGTGGTTATAATCACCGACCGTGACGAACTTGACGATCAGATCGAGAGCCTCTTTATCGATGTGGAAGAAAAGGTGCGTAGGGCGAAAAGCTGTGCTGATCTGCGCTCCATCCTGGATAAAAATGAGGATGCCATCGTCTGCTCCCTCATTCACAAGTACGGTCATAACGCCGGAAGCCAGTCGGATATCGACCAGTATCGCAAGGAACTGCTGAAAGACCTGCCGAAGGACTTCAAGGCGAAAGGCAACATCATCGCTTTTATTGACGAATGCCACCGTACCAATTCCGGCAAACTTCATGAGGCGGTGAAGGCGTTGATGCCGGAGGCTATCCTGATTGGCTTTACCGGGACTCCGTTGCTTAAAACCGACAAGAAATCAAGCATTGAAACCTTCGGCACATACATCCATACCTATAAATTTGACGAAGGCGTTGCTGACGGAGTGTTTCTTGACCTGCGCTATGAAGCGAGGGATGTCGACCAGGATTTATCAAGCCAGGATAAAGTCGATTTGTGGTTTGAGCAGAAAACGCAGGGCTTGACCGAGCGTGCAAAACTTCAGTTGAAACAAAGCTGGACATCCATAAATAAACTGTACAGTTCAAAGCAGAGACTGGAGAAAATCGCGTCCGATATCGTGTTTGATATGAGCCTAAAGCCGAGGCTTAAAGATGACCGCGGTACGGCTATGCTCGTGGCGGGCAGCATCTATGAAGCCTGCAAATATTGGGAAATATTTCAAAGCAAGAACTTCACCAAATGCGCCATCGTGACTTCCTACGAGCCGACTACACAGAGCGTCAGAACAGCTACTTCCGACTTGTCGCAGGAAAGCGAAGAAGAATACAAAAAGAAAATATACGAGCGGATGCTCGGAGATGAAAAACTCGCCGAGTTTGAGAAGCGTGTCAAAGAGCAATTCAAGGATGAGCCGGCGCAGATGAAACTACTGATTGTGGTGGACAAACTGCTGACTGGTTTTGACGCTCCGAGCGCGACATATCTGTATATCGACAAATCCATGCGTGACCATGATCTGTTCCAGGCTATCTGCCGCGTTAACAGACCTGACGGCGAGGATAAGGATTACGGATACATCGTGGATTACATGGACTTGTTCCGCAATGTTCAGCTTGCCGTTGCTGACTATACCTCCGAGGCGTTTGACGGCTACGACAAGGAAGATGTCGAGGGTCTAATCAAGAACCGCTATGACGAGGCGAAATCAGAACTGGAAGGAACGCTCACTTCGCTTGAGGCTCTGGTTGAAAATGTACCCGCTCCGCAAGCTGACACCGATTTTATCGAATATTTCTGTGGTGAAGACAGCGAGGACGAAGAAAAGACAGCACGGAGGGATACTCTTTATGTTCTTACGGCGTCTCTCTCTCGTTCCTTTGCGAACTGCTGTGACCGCCTGGTAGCGGATTACGGTTATTCCGAGGATGATGTAAATCATCTGCGAGGCGAGATTTCCGGGTACAACAAAATAAAGGAAATGATAAAGCTGGCAAGCTGCGACTATATCGATCTTAAGCCTTACGAGGTCGATATGCGCTATATTCTCGACACATACATCCGCGCCGAGGATACAAGGGTTGTCAGCGAACTTGGCAATATGTCTATCGTTGAACTTCTCCTCCAGGGCAAGACCACCACGCCCGTTGACCTGGTAAAAGACCTGCCGGGTAACGATGAGGCGAAGGCAGAGATAATTGACAACAACTTGCAGTATGAGATCGTAAAAAAGATGAGTTCAAATAACGTGTATTACGGAAAGCTGTCCGAGATGCTCAAGAAAATCATCATTCAGCGTAAGGTTGAAGCGATGAGCTACGAGGAATATCTGCGTCAGGTTGTGGAACTGGCGGAAGCGATCCTTCACCCAGAAACGAACGGCAGTTATCCAGATGAGATTAAGGGCAGTGCGGCAAGGCGCGCTCTCTACGATTATTTTGAAGAAAATGTCAAATTGACGATTGATGTGGACGGGGCAATCCGTGGTTCAATACAGCCGGATTGGAAGAGAAATTTTCAAAAACAGCAGCGTATAAGACTTGCTATTTATAAAAAATTATTGCTTCATATGTATACCGAAGACAGAGCTACCGAGGAAACTAACAACGTCTTCGATATTGCACAAAGGCAGGAAGAATACGATGCGTAA
- a CDS encoding restriction endonuclease subunit S, whose protein sequence is MVTYPSDWDKTDIGSCVHILQGGTPRTTNEAYWNGNIVWVTPGEITQLNNLFVNNSERKITELGLQNSSATLLPSGTILLCTRATIGDLAIAAKPLATNQGFKNLVCKKNVDNIFFSCLLRTCKEEMISRAIGTTFLEISKSELSKIAVHIPDYEEQVDIGRTLRNFDTYIDDLAELIEKKRGIRDGALEDLICRNTRLNGFEGEWTKVSFNQVITPKARIGWQGLKKNEYLRTGYSYLIGGTDFSHGTVNLDNIWHVSKDRYDMDVNIQVSENDVLVTKDGTIGKVALVPKLRKPATLNSGVFVFRTNNRLLPAFLFRVLSSSVFKEFIDTLSAGSTIKHLYQKDLKNLEFEIPVDKNEQKAIADVLTAMDEEIEVLEIEREKMIQIREGAMNDLLTGHVRLSV, encoded by the coding sequence ATGGTGACTTATCCGAGTGATTGGGATAAAACGGATATTGGAAGCTGTGTGCATATACTTCAGGGCGGTACGCCGAGAACAACCAATGAAGCATATTGGAACGGTAATATTGTGTGGGTGACGCCAGGGGAAATAACCCAACTTAATAATTTGTTTGTCAATAATTCGGAGAGAAAAATTACTGAGCTGGGATTACAAAATTCTTCGGCCACACTGCTTCCCAGTGGAACGATTCTATTGTGTACCCGTGCTACTATTGGAGATTTAGCGATTGCGGCAAAACCATTAGCAACCAATCAGGGTTTTAAAAATCTTGTTTGTAAGAAGAATGTAGATAATATCTTCTTCTCTTGTTTGCTGCGTACTTGTAAAGAAGAAATGATTTCACGAGCTATTGGGACGACCTTTTTGGAAATATCAAAAAGCGAGCTTTCAAAAATAGCGGTGCATATTCCTGATTATGAGGAGCAGGTTGATATTGGTAGGACTTTAAGAAACTTTGACACTTACATCGATGACCTTGCCGAGTTGATTGAGAAGAAGCGCGGAATTCGTGATGGTGCACTGGAAGATTTGATTTGCCGGAATACACGGTTAAATGGATTTGAAGGTGAATGGACGAAGGTATCTTTTAATCAAGTCATTACACCAAAAGCGAGAATCGGCTGGCAAGGTCTGAAAAAGAACGAATATTTGAGAACAGGGTACAGTTATCTAATTGGCGGCACGGATTTCTCTCATGGAACCGTCAACCTTGATAATATCTGGCATGTTTCTAAAGACCGCTATGATATGGATGTGAATATCCAGGTTTCTGAAAATGATGTGCTGGTGACAAAAGACGGAACTATCGGTAAGGTGGCACTTGTCCCTAAGCTTCGAAAGCCTGCTACGCTTAATAGCGGTGTGTTTGTATTCAGAACAAACAACAGATTGTTGCCAGCATTCTTATTCAGAGTATTATCATCGTCCGTATTCAAAGAGTTTATCGATACTCTGTCGGCAGGGTCTACGATAAAACATCTGTATCAGAAGGATTTGAAAAACCTTGAATTTGAAATCCCTGTAGACAAAAATGAACAGAAAGCTATTGCAGACGTTTTGACTGCAATGGACGAAGAAATCGAAGTATTGGAAATTGAACGAGAAAAAATGATTCAAATCAGAGAAGGCGCAATGAATGACCTGCTGACGGGTCATGTCCGCCTGAGTGTTTAA
- a CDS encoding helix-turn-helix domain-containing protein gives MSEIIKGEKWIGTKEAAEYLGVQPATIRDWIRKGRDIPRKKIGKAWKFKLSELEEWIASGKSAIE, from the coding sequence ATGAGCGAAATCATAAAGGGAGAAAAGTGGATTGGGACGAAAGAGGCGGCGGAGTATCTTGGTGTTCAGCCTGCCACTATTCGTGATTGGATTCGCAAGGGCAGAGATATCCCGCGAAAGAAGATAGGAAAAGCCTGGAAGTTCAAACTCTCCGAACTAGAGGAGTGGATTGCCAGTGGGAAAAGTGCAATCGAATGA
- the rlmD gene encoding 23S rRNA (uracil(1939)-C(5))-methyltransferase RlmD encodes MAQHATVPVQKGHTYTIEITRLGSSGEGIGRVDGFTIFVPFALPEETVEGEITVVKKQYATAVLKKIVKPSKERVKPPCPVYDRCGGCQLQHLSYPAQLVMKRQQVADALVRIGHLESVPVLPTLGADDPWHYRNKMQFPVAAGARRSLAIGCFAAATHRVINVDECFIQKEGNNRLIPILRQWMKTYKIPAYDEDQETGIVRHLMGRVGVHTDEVMVCLVTACDMVPHLKDLTRMLCEGIPNLTGFVQNVNKRHTNVILGAKTKVIYGKPTIRDSIGTLTFNISVQSFFQVNSEQAQRLYEKALEFADLKGQETVVDVYCGTGTITLFLAQRAKQVYGIEIVAPAIKDAVKNAGDNRIGNAEFLLGDAAYKLPELLGSGIRPDVIIVDPPRAGCEEKVLAAIARVKPKRIVYVSCNPATLARDLAYMAAKGYKTEKVQPVDMFPMTHHVETVCLMSRVKD; translated from the coding sequence ATGGCACAACATGCGACGGTTCCCGTACAGAAGGGGCATACGTATACCATTGAGATTACACGCTTAGGATCAAGCGGCGAAGGAATCGGCCGCGTCGACGGCTTTACCATTTTCGTTCCCTTTGCGCTGCCGGAAGAGACGGTAGAAGGGGAGATTACAGTCGTCAAAAAACAGTATGCGACAGCTGTGTTGAAAAAGATCGTCAAGCCTTCTAAGGAACGCGTCAAACCGCCGTGTCCCGTCTATGACCGCTGCGGCGGCTGTCAGCTCCAGCACCTTTCCTATCCGGCTCAACTGGTCATGAAACGGCAGCAAGTGGCAGACGCGCTGGTACGCATCGGCCATTTGGAATCTGTTCCCGTTTTGCCGACTTTAGGTGCAGACGATCCGTGGCATTATCGCAATAAAATGCAATTTCCCGTCGCCGCAGGAGCGAGACGCTCACTGGCAATCGGTTGTTTTGCCGCCGCAACTCATCGTGTCATCAATGTAGATGAATGTTTCATTCAAAAAGAAGGCAACAATCGGCTCATTCCTATTTTGCGGCAGTGGATGAAAACCTATAAAATACCGGCCTACGACGAAGATCAGGAGACCGGTATCGTGCGTCACCTGATGGGCAGAGTCGGCGTGCATACAGACGAAGTCATGGTCTGTCTCGTCACCGCCTGTGATATGGTCCCGCATTTGAAGGACCTGACACGGATGCTGTGTGAAGGTATTCCGAATTTGACCGGTTTTGTTCAAAACGTCAATAAGCGGCATACTAATGTCATTTTAGGAGCGAAGACCAAAGTGATTTATGGGAAACCGACCATTCGCGATTCTATCGGTACGCTGACCTTCAATATTTCGGTGCAATCCTTCTTTCAAGTCAACAGTGAGCAAGCGCAGCGTCTTTATGAAAAAGCCTTGGAATTTGCCGATCTGAAAGGACAAGAAACGGTCGTCGATGTCTACTGCGGTACCGGTACGATTACACTCTTTTTGGCGCAGCGGGCAAAGCAAGTCTATGGCATTGAAATTGTGGCGCCTGCCATTAAAGATGCCGTAAAAAATGCCGGAGACAATCGGATCGGTAACGCCGAATTCCTCCTCGGTGACGCCGCCTATAAACTGCCGGAACTCCTTGGCAGCGGCATTCGTCCTGATGTCATCATCGTCGATCCGCCGCGGGCAGGCTGTGAAGAAAAAGTTCTCGCCGCCATTGCTCGCGTCAAACCGAAACGCATCGTCTACGTCTCCTGTAACCCGGCCACCCTTGCCAGAGACTTGGCCTATATGGCGGCAAAAGGCTATAAAACGGAAAAAGTTCAGCCCGTCGATATGTTTCCTATGACACATCATGTGGAGACGGTCTGTTTGATGTCAAGAGTGAAGGACTAA